Proteins from a genomic interval of Streptomyces sp. NBC_01445:
- a CDS encoding alpha/beta hydrolase — MRLRSWKQRGRRTLVAAALTTTVVAGTTGWAVGSEQSPLTGPPPGAASWRADHALGVGLPHPSTTRPTQVAAFFRGLDEAERQDLVARHPTVVGNLDGVPADLRYEANTRALKAERDRARARAEDPSLTSQDHAQARFLVTRYTELLKPGRQILAFDPRGRGQVAEVFGDLAGAEHVSVVVPGSDIDLSSFDRAKDPYGTPAGMARSLYEASGGRTAVVAWVGYTTPVGLGPDAATGRLAEAGAPRLTRFVQGLTASGAPRPSVFCHSYGSVVCGFSAARLPASDLVVLGSPGLHADKVAELRTKARVWAARDDSDWIGRVPNVELFGLGHGTDPTDPSFGARRIPAHDAEGHTGYFAPGTDSLRAFTRIATGATS; from the coding sequence ATGCGCCTGCGCTCATGGAAGCAACGCGGCCGTAGGACACTGGTCGCCGCCGCGCTCACGACGACTGTCGTGGCGGGTACGACGGGCTGGGCTGTCGGCAGCGAGCAGAGCCCCCTCACGGGTCCGCCACCCGGCGCGGCGTCCTGGCGTGCGGATCACGCCCTCGGCGTCGGGCTGCCCCATCCGTCGACCACGAGGCCGACTCAGGTGGCGGCGTTCTTCCGCGGGTTGGACGAGGCCGAGCGGCAGGATCTGGTCGCGCGGCATCCGACCGTGGTCGGGAATCTGGACGGCGTTCCTGCGGATCTTCGCTACGAGGCCAACACCCGTGCGTTGAAAGCCGAGCGTGACCGGGCCCGGGCGCGTGCGGAGGACCCTTCGCTCACGTCCCAGGACCACGCGCAGGCTCGCTTCCTCGTCACCCGATACACCGAACTCCTCAAGCCCGGGCGGCAGATACTCGCCTTCGACCCGCGAGGCCGCGGCCAGGTGGCCGAGGTATTCGGGGACTTGGCGGGCGCCGAACATGTGTCCGTCGTCGTGCCCGGCTCGGACATCGACCTGAGCTCGTTCGACCGGGCCAAGGATCCGTACGGCACCCCTGCGGGGATGGCCCGCTCGCTGTACGAGGCGTCGGGCGGCCGCACGGCGGTCGTGGCGTGGGTGGGATACACGACGCCTGTCGGCCTGGGGCCGGACGCCGCCACCGGCCGGCTCGCCGAGGCGGGCGCGCCGAGACTGACCCGCTTCGTCCAGGGCTTGACGGCGTCGGGCGCGCCGCGTCCCTCCGTCTTCTGCCACAGCTACGGATCGGTGGTGTGCGGATTCTCCGCCGCCCGACTGCCCGCGTCCGACCTCGTGGTGCTCGGCTCCCCGGGCCTGCACGCGGACAAGGTGGCCGAACTGCGCACCAAGGCCCGGGTCTGGGCCGCGCGGGACGACAGCGACTGGATCGGCCGCGTGCCGAACGTCGAGTTGTTCGGCCTGGGCCACGGCACCGACCCGACCGACCCTTCCTTCGGCGCCCGCCGCATCCCGGCTCACGACGCCGAGGGCCACACCGGCTACTTCGCGCCCGGCACGGACTCGCTGCGCGCTTTCACCCGTATCGCGACTGGAGCGACGTCATGA
- a CDS encoding pirin family protein, with amino-acid sequence MEVRRSGDRYPGGEPNAGIESFHAFSFGPHYDPDNLRFGSILACNEERLAPGAGFDEHPHSHTEIVTWVVSGRLTHRDSTGHESVVAPGDVQRLSAGGGVRHVERNDGPDPLVFVQMWLAPVEPGGDPVYEVVHGIADSTPYDVPEAGSLLHVRRLGPRERAAVPDAAQVYVHVVRGEVVLGGAELGAGDSVRIAGESDLEAVASGPAELLLWEMAAR; translated from the coding sequence ATGGAAGTACGTCGCTCCGGCGACCGGTACCCCGGCGGCGAGCCGAACGCCGGAATCGAGTCGTTCCACGCCTTCTCCTTCGGCCCCCACTACGACCCCGACAACCTGCGCTTCGGATCGATCCTGGCCTGCAACGAGGAACGCCTCGCGCCGGGCGCGGGTTTCGACGAGCATCCGCACAGCCACACCGAGATCGTCACCTGGGTCGTCTCGGGCCGGCTCACCCACCGCGATTCGACGGGGCACGAGTCCGTGGTCGCCCCGGGCGATGTGCAGCGCCTCAGCGCGGGCGGCGGAGTGCGTCATGTCGAGCGCAATGACGGCCCCGACCCGCTCGTCTTCGTCCAGATGTGGCTCGCTCCTGTGGAACCGGGCGGTGACCCGGTCTACGAGGTCGTGCACGGCATCGCCGACTCCACGCCCTACGACGTGCCCGAGGCCGGCTCCCTCCTGCATGTGCGCCGCCTCGGACCGAGGGAGCGCGCCGCCGTCCCGGACGCGGCCCAGGTGTACGTTCATGTGGTCCGCGGCGAAGTGGTGCTCGGCGGTGCGGAGTTGGGTGCGGGCGACTCGGTCAGGATCGCCGGGGAATCCGACCTCGAAGCCGTGGCGTCAGGACCGGCGGAACTGCTGCTGTGGGAGATGGCCGCCCGCTGA
- a CDS encoding ketoacyl-ACP synthase III, with translation MSKIKPSQGAPYARIMGVGGYRPTRVVPNEVILEKIDSSDEWIRSRSGIATRHWASDAETVAAMSIEASGKAIADAGISAEQIGAVVVSTVSHFKQTPAIATEIADKLGTAKAAAFDISAGCAGFGYGLTLAKGMIVEGSAEYVLVIGVERLSDLTDLEDRATAFLFGDGAGAVVVGPSQEPHIGPTVWGSEGDKSETIKQTVPWDEFRVGDVSKLPLDSKGDIKFPAITQEGQAVFRWAVFEMAKVAQQALDAAGISADDLDVFIPHQANMRIIDSMVKTLKLPEHVTVARDIETTGNTSAASIPLAMERLLATGKAKSGDTALVIGFGAGLVYAATVVTLP, from the coding sequence ATGTCGAAGATCAAGCCCAGTCAGGGCGCCCCGTACGCGCGCATCATGGGCGTCGGCGGTTACCGGCCGACGCGGGTCGTGCCGAACGAGGTGATCCTCGAGAAGATCGACTCGTCCGACGAGTGGATCCGCTCCCGTTCGGGCATCGCGACGCGCCACTGGGCCTCCGACGCGGAGACCGTGGCCGCGATGTCGATCGAGGCTTCCGGCAAGGCCATCGCGGACGCCGGGATCAGCGCGGAGCAGATCGGCGCCGTGGTCGTGTCGACCGTGTCGCACTTCAAGCAGACCCCGGCCATCGCGACCGAGATCGCGGACAAGCTCGGCACCGCCAAGGCTGCCGCGTTCGACATCTCCGCCGGGTGCGCGGGCTTCGGCTACGGCCTGACCCTCGCCAAGGGCATGATCGTCGAGGGCAGCGCCGAGTACGTGCTGGTGATCGGCGTGGAGCGGCTGAGCGACCTGACCGACCTGGAGGACCGCGCGACGGCCTTCCTGTTCGGTGACGGCGCCGGCGCCGTCGTCGTGGGCCCCTCGCAGGAGCCGCACATCGGTCCCACCGTCTGGGGTTCCGAGGGCGACAAGTCCGAGACGATCAAGCAGACCGTGCCGTGGGACGAGTTCCGCGTCGGCGATGTGTCGAAGCTGCCGCTGGACAGCAAGGGCGACATCAAGTTCCCTGCGATCACGCAGGAGGGCCAGGCGGTGTTCCGCTGGGCCGTGTTCGAGATGGCGAAGGTTGCCCAGCAGGCGCTGGACGCGGCCGGGATCAGCGCGGACGACCTGGACGTCTTCATTCCGCACCAGGCAAACATGCGGATCATCGACTCGATGGTGAAGACTCTGAAACTGCCGGAGCATGTCACGGTCGCCCGTGACATCGAGACCACCGGCAACACCTCGGCCGCCTCGATTCCGCTCGCGATGGAGCGGCTTCTGGCGACCGGGAAGGCGAAGAGCGGCGACACCGCCCTCGTCATCGGCTTCGGGGCGGGTCTCGTCTACGCCGCCACGGTCGTTACCCTCCCCTAG
- a CDS encoding ACP S-malonyltransferase, which produces MLVLVAPGQGAQTPGFLTPWLDLPGAADRVAAWSDAIGLDLAHYGTQADADAIRDTAVAQPLLVAAGLLSAAALGDIAPDAVAGHSVGEITAAAFAGVLDDTAALQLVRKRGLAMAEAAAVTKTGMSALLGGDPEVTTAHLEKLGLTPANVNGAGQIVAAGTLEELAALEADKPEGVRRVVPLTVAGAFHTRHMAPAVATLEEAAQALTPADPTVAYVSNKDGRTVATGAEVVSRLVGQVANPVRWDLCMETFKALGVTALVEVCPGGTLTGLAKRALPGVQTLALKTPDDLDAARALIAEHTSAAADTQTA; this is translated from the coding sequence GTGCTCGTACTCGTCGCTCCCGGCCAAGGCGCTCAGACGCCCGGCTTCCTGACTCCCTGGCTAGACCTCCCCGGTGCCGCAGACCGCGTCGCCGCGTGGTCGGACGCCATCGGGCTCGACCTTGCCCACTACGGCACGCAGGCCGACGCGGACGCGATCCGTGACACGGCCGTTGCTCAGCCTCTGCTCGTCGCGGCCGGACTCCTGTCGGCCGCGGCACTCGGCGACATCGCTCCTGACGCCGTCGCGGGCCACAGCGTCGGCGAGATCACCGCGGCGGCCTTCGCCGGGGTTCTCGACGACACGGCCGCCCTCCAGCTCGTGCGCAAGCGCGGCCTGGCCATGGCCGAGGCGGCCGCCGTGACCAAGACCGGTATGTCCGCCCTGCTCGGCGGCGACCCGGAGGTCACCACCGCACACCTGGAGAAGCTGGGCCTGACCCCGGCGAATGTGAACGGCGCGGGCCAGATCGTGGCCGCGGGCACCCTCGAGGAGCTCGCCGCGCTCGAGGCCGACAAGCCCGAGGGCGTACGCCGGGTCGTGCCGCTGACGGTGGCCGGCGCGTTCCACACCCGCCACATGGCTCCCGCGGTGGCGACGCTGGAAGAGGCCGCCCAGGCCCTCACCCCGGCCGACCCCACGGTCGCGTACGTGTCGAACAAGGACGGCCGGACGGTCGCCACCGGCGCCGAGGTCGTCTCGCGTCTGGTCGGCCAGGTGGCCAACCCGGTGCGCTGGGACCTGTGCATGGAGACCTTCAAGGCGCTCGGCGTGACCGCGCTCGTCGAGGTGTGCCCGGGCGGCACCCTCACCGGTCTCGCCAAGCGCGCCCTGCCGGGCGTGCAGACCCTCGCCCTCAAGACCCCCGACGACCTCGACGCAGCCCGCGCCCTGATCGCCGAGCACACCTCCGCCGCGGCGGACACGCAGACGGCCTGA
- a CDS encoding acyltransferase family protein translates to MSIATLRRTASAIDAKTPAHRDRAIDGLRALALLAVPMGHWLLGGFSLDGQGALHNTSPLASFGFLAPISWVLQMLGIFFLVGGYASVLSYRRTLEAGGSTSAWLRGRLARLGRPVLGVTAVCAALIPVLYALGVPEKTLHTGSTLVIQPLWFVGVYTVITALTPYCVRAARKLGAWAAAPLLGSVAVIDFLRYGPYADAMPSWLSLLNLLPGWMFAYQLGVCWGEKRIGRRGAWALLIGGAALFATLLLAFHYPESMVGVPGEARTNSHPPSLLVLALAAAQSGAAMLLRDRIGRLLRRPALWAPVVVINLSAMTILCWHQTALLTAAIPGSFAGAIPGLTTSPDSLGWIAARIAWLPVFAGLLVLIGRYTRGFEAPWKRATHARRALAGLLAAGFAVFALGLT, encoded by the coding sequence ATGAGTATCGCGACTCTGCGCAGGACCGCGTCCGCCATCGACGCGAAGACACCGGCCCACCGGGACCGGGCGATAGACGGACTGCGCGCACTCGCGCTGCTCGCCGTACCCATGGGCCACTGGCTCCTTGGCGGTTTCTCCCTCGACGGCCAGGGCGCGCTGCACAACACGAGCCCGCTGGCCTCCTTCGGATTCCTCGCCCCGATCAGCTGGGTGCTGCAGATGCTCGGCATCTTCTTCCTGGTGGGGGGCTACGCATCCGTTCTGTCGTACCGGCGGACGCTGGAGGCGGGCGGGTCGACGAGCGCCTGGCTGCGCGGCCGGCTGGCACGTCTGGGCCGCCCGGTCCTCGGGGTGACGGCGGTATGCGCCGCGCTGATCCCCGTGTTGTACGCGCTCGGGGTGCCGGAGAAGACGCTGCACACCGGCTCGACGCTGGTGATACAGCCGCTGTGGTTCGTGGGCGTCTACACGGTGATCACCGCGCTCACGCCGTACTGCGTACGCGCCGCCCGGAAACTGGGGGCGTGGGCGGCGGCACCACTGCTCGGGTCCGTAGCCGTGATCGACTTCCTGCGCTACGGGCCGTATGCGGATGCCATGCCGTCCTGGCTGAGCCTGCTCAACCTGCTCCCCGGCTGGATGTTCGCCTACCAACTGGGCGTCTGCTGGGGCGAGAAGAGGATCGGAAGGCGTGGTGCGTGGGCGCTGCTGATCGGCGGCGCCGCCCTGTTCGCGACGCTGCTCCTCGCGTTCCACTACCCGGAGTCGATGGTGGGCGTGCCGGGCGAGGCCCGGACGAACTCCCATCCGCCGTCGTTGCTGGTGCTCGCGCTTGCGGCCGCGCAGAGCGGTGCGGCGATGCTCCTGCGGGACCGGATCGGCCGGCTGCTGCGGCGGCCCGCGCTGTGGGCGCCGGTCGTCGTCATCAACCTCTCGGCGATGACGATCCTTTGCTGGCACCAGACGGCGCTGCTGACAGCGGCGATACCGGGTTCCTTCGCCGGTGCGATACCCGGGCTGACGACGAGTCCGGACTCGCTGGGCTGGATAGCGGCGAGGATCGCGTGGCTTCCGGTCTTCGCCGGTCTGCTCGTGCTGATCGGCAGGTACACGCGGGGCTTCGAGGCTCCCTGGAAGCGGGCGACGCATGCGCGGCGGGCGCTGGCCGGGCTGCTGGCCGCGGGGTTCGCGGTGTTCGCGCTGGGGCTCACGTGA
- a CDS encoding beta-ketoacyl-[acyl-carrier-protein] synthase family protein, whose amino-acid sequence MSPTNRTVVVTGIGATTPLGGDATSTWEGLVAGRSGVRPLEQEWAADQAVRIAAQIAVEPSEVIPRPQARRLDRSAQFALIAAKEAWADAGYTDKAGEDPAVAPDRLGAVIASGIGGVTTLLDQYDVLKEKGVRRVSPHTVPMLMPNGPSANVGLAVNARAGVHTPVSACASGAEAIGYAIEMIRTGRADVVVAGGTEAAIHPLPIAAFGNMMAMSKNNDDPQGASRPYDVGRDGFVLGEGAGVLILESAEHAAKRGARVYAEAVGQGISADSHDIVQPEPGGRGISQALQNLLDNTDLDPAEIVHVNAHATSTPAGDVAELKALRKVFGDDTDHMAVSATKSMTGHLLGGAGGIESVASVLALYHRVAPPTINVENLDPEAEAAADIVRGEARKLPVEGRIAALNDSFGFGGHNVVLAFRSV is encoded by the coding sequence GTGAGCCCGACCAATCGCACCGTGGTCGTCACCGGTATCGGCGCAACCACACCGCTGGGTGGCGACGCGACGTCCACCTGGGAGGGTCTGGTCGCCGGTCGTTCCGGTGTCCGTCCCCTCGAACAGGAGTGGGCCGCCGACCAGGCGGTCCGTATCGCGGCGCAGATCGCCGTGGAACCGAGCGAGGTCATCCCGCGCCCGCAGGCCCGCCGCCTGGACCGCTCGGCGCAGTTCGCGCTGATCGCGGCCAAGGAGGCCTGGGCCGACGCCGGTTACACCGACAAGGCCGGTGAGGACCCCGCTGTCGCCCCCGACCGGCTCGGCGCGGTCATCGCCTCCGGCATCGGCGGCGTGACGACGCTCCTCGACCAGTACGACGTGCTGAAGGAGAAGGGCGTACGCCGCGTCTCCCCGCACACCGTTCCGATGCTCATGCCGAACGGCCCCTCGGCCAACGTGGGCCTGGCCGTGAACGCCCGCGCGGGTGTGCACACCCCGGTCTCCGCCTGCGCGTCCGGCGCCGAGGCCATCGGCTACGCGATCGAGATGATCCGCACGGGCCGTGCGGACGTCGTGGTCGCCGGTGGCACCGAGGCGGCCATCCACCCGCTGCCCATCGCCGCCTTCGGCAACATGATGGCGATGTCCAAGAACAACGACGACCCGCAGGGCGCCTCGCGTCCCTACGACGTTGGCCGGGACGGCTTCGTCCTCGGTGAGGGCGCCGGTGTCCTGATCCTCGAGTCCGCCGAGCACGCCGCCAAGCGCGGTGCCCGCGTCTACGCGGAGGCGGTCGGCCAGGGCATCTCCGCCGACAGCCACGACATCGTCCAGCCGGAGCCGGGCGGCCGCGGCATCTCGCAGGCCCTGCAGAACCTGCTCGACAACACCGACCTGGACCCGGCCGAGATCGTGCACGTGAACGCGCACGCGACCTCGACGCCGGCCGGTGACGTGGCCGAGCTCAAGGCGCTGCGCAAGGTCTTCGGCGACGACACCGACCACATGGCGGTCTCCGCCACCAAGTCGATGACGGGCCACCTCCTCGGCGGCGCCGGCGGTATCGAGTCGGTCGCGTCGGTGCTCGCCCTGTACCACCGGGTGGCTCCGCCGACGATCAACGTCGAGAACCTCGACCCGGAGGCGGAGGCTGCCGCCGACATCGTCCGCGGTGAGGCCCGCAAGCTGCCCGTCGAGGGCCGCATCGCCGCGCTGAACGACTCGTTCGGCTTCGGCGGACACAACGTCGTGCTGGCGTTCCGCTCGGTCTGA
- a CDS encoding serine hydrolase domain-containing protein, with the protein MQSLAMIENWPVPTAAAAVVRADGTVLGAHGPTAHRFPLASVTKPLAAYAALVAYEEGAIEFDDPAGPEGSTVRHLLAHTSGLAFDEHRATSAPGTRRLYSNAGFEVLGDHIAKATEIPFAEYLHQAVCEPLGMTSTSLEGSPAKDGVSTVDDLARFAAEVQAPRLLDPRTVAEAMTVQYPGLKGVLPGYGHQNPNDWGLGFEIRDSKSPHWTGSSSSPRTFGHFGQSGTFLWVDPEAGVACVALTDRAFGPWAAEVWPPFTDAVLAEV; encoded by the coding sequence ATGCAGAGCCTTGCGATGATCGAGAACTGGCCGGTACCGACCGCCGCCGCAGCCGTCGTCCGCGCGGACGGCACGGTCCTCGGGGCGCACGGTCCGACGGCCCACCGTTTCCCGCTGGCCTCGGTCACCAAGCCGCTCGCCGCCTACGCCGCCCTCGTCGCCTACGAAGAGGGCGCGATCGAGTTCGACGACCCGGCCGGCCCCGAGGGGTCCACGGTGCGCCACCTCCTCGCGCACACCTCCGGGCTCGCCTTCGACGAGCACCGGGCGACGTCGGCGCCCGGTACACGGCGGCTGTACTCGAATGCGGGGTTCGAGGTGCTCGGCGACCACATCGCGAAGGCGACGGAGATCCCGTTCGCGGAGTATCTGCACCAGGCGGTATGCGAGCCGCTCGGGATGACCTCGACCTCGCTGGAGGGCTCGCCCGCCAAGGACGGGGTGTCGACCGTGGACGACCTGGCGCGGTTCGCCGCCGAGGTGCAGGCTCCCCGGCTGCTCGATCCGCGGACCGTCGCCGAGGCGATGACCGTTCAGTATCCGGGCCTCAAGGGCGTGCTGCCGGGGTACGGGCACCAGAACCCGAACGACTGGGGGCTCGGGTTCGAGATCAGGGACTCCAAGTCGCCGCACTGGACGGGCAGTTCGTCGTCGCCGCGGACGTTCGGGCACTTCGGGCAGTCGGGCACCTTCCTGTGGGTCGACCCCGAGGCGGGTGTCGCGTGTGTGGCGCTGACCGATCGGGCCTTCGGGCCGTGGGCGGCCGAGGTGTGGCCCCCCTTCACGGACGCGGTGCTCGCCGAGGTGTGA
- a CDS encoding acyl carrier protein, with product MAATQEEIVAGLAEIVNEIAGIPVEDVQLDKSFTDDLDVDSLSMVEVVVAAEERFDVKIPDDDVKNLKTVGDATDYIVKHQA from the coding sequence ATGGCCGCCACTCAGGAAGAGATCGTCGCCGGTCTCGCGGAGATCGTGAACGAGATCGCCGGCATCCCGGTCGAGGACGTCCAGCTGGACAAGTCCTTCACCGACGACCTGGACGTCGACTCGCTGTCCATGGTCGAGGTCGTCGTCGCCGCCGAAGAGCGCTTCGACGTCAAGATCCCGGACGACGACGTCAAGAACCTCAAGACCGTCGGTGACGCCACCGACTACATCGTCAAGCACCAGGCCTGA
- a CDS encoding PucR family transcriptional regulator, protein MPEPSANEAPDHRDRRANPHPHSATLKRLEKSSGSLAAQAITRMDETLPWYRAMPPENRSWIGLVAQAGIAAFTEWFRHPDAPQAISTDVFGTAPRELTRAITLRQTVEMVRTTIEVMESAIDEVAAPGDESILREALLVYAREIAFATAQVYAQAAEARGAWDARLESLVVNAVLSGEADEGAVSRAAALGWNSPEHVCVVLGTAPDGDSELTVEAIRRAARHAKLQVLTGVLGDRLVVIAGGNNNPLQVAKSLIGPYAAGPVVAGPVVPDLLAATRSAQAAAAGLKACGAWQDAPRPVLADDLLPERAIASDPAAREQLVEEIYRPLEEAGSALLETLSVYLEQASSLEGAARMLFVHPNTVRYRLRRVTDVTGWSPSDVRSAFTLRIALILGRLADADPQS, encoded by the coding sequence GTGCCCGAACCCTCAGCGAACGAAGCCCCCGACCATCGCGACCGCCGTGCGAACCCCCACCCGCACTCCGCGACCCTGAAGCGCCTGGAGAAGTCGTCCGGGAGCCTCGCCGCGCAGGCCATTACGCGCATGGACGAGACGCTGCCGTGGTACCGGGCGATGCCACCGGAGAACCGCTCCTGGATCGGGCTGGTCGCGCAGGCAGGTATCGCGGCCTTCACCGAGTGGTTCCGGCACCCGGACGCCCCCCAGGCGATCTCGACCGACGTCTTCGGCACCGCGCCTCGCGAGCTGACCCGGGCCATCACGCTGCGCCAGACCGTGGAGATGGTCCGCACGACCATCGAGGTCATGGAGTCCGCGATCGACGAGGTCGCGGCGCCCGGCGACGAGTCGATCCTGCGTGAGGCACTGCTCGTCTACGCACGGGAGATCGCCTTCGCGACCGCCCAGGTCTACGCGCAGGCGGCCGAGGCGCGCGGTGCGTGGGACGCCCGGCTCGAGTCCCTGGTGGTCAACGCGGTTCTCTCGGGCGAGGCCGACGAGGGTGCCGTCAGCAGGGCCGCGGCGCTCGGGTGGAACTCGCCGGAGCACGTGTGCGTGGTGCTCGGCACCGCCCCCGACGGGGACAGCGAGCTGACCGTCGAGGCGATCCGCCGGGCCGCCCGGCACGCCAAGCTCCAGGTCCTGACCGGGGTACTCGGCGACCGCCTCGTCGTCATCGCAGGCGGCAACAACAATCCACTTCAGGTCGCGAAGTCGCTGATCGGCCCGTATGCGGCGGGTCCCGTGGTGGCCGGCCCCGTGGTCCCCGACCTGCTCGCCGCGACCAGGTCGGCGCAGGCCGCGGCCGCCGGACTCAAGGCGTGCGGGGCGTGGCAGGACGCTCCGCGCCCCGTTCTGGCGGATGATCTCCTTCCGGAGCGGGCGATCGCGAGCGACCCTGCCGCGCGCGAGCAGTTGGTGGAGGAGATCTACAGACCACTCGAGGAGGCCGGTTCGGCTCTCCTGGAGACGCTCAGCGTCTATCTGGAACAGGCGAGCAGTCTCGAAGGGGCGGCCCGGATGCTCTTCGTCCACCCGAATACCGTCCGCTACCGGCTCCGACGTGTGACAGACGTCACCGGCTGGTCACCCTCCGATGTCAGGTCGGCGTTCACGCTGCGGATCGCGCTGATCCTGGGGCGCCTGGCCGACGCGGATCCTCAGTCATAG
- a CDS encoding aldo/keto reductase, translating into MSSTEQPRRISTVELGNNGPLVGVQGLGCMGMSWAYGPTDADEARATLERGLELGVTLYDTADAYAAGENEKFLAPFLKAHRDEVVLATKFALGVDPSDPTKRVINNDPEYIRACIDASLQRLGVDTIDLYYMHRRDVNVPIEETVGVMAELVAAGKVKHLGLSEVTGGELRAAQAVHPIAALQSEWSLFSRDIEKEVVPTAAELGVALVPYSPLGRGFLTGSFVSADKELGADDFRRQQPRFTGDNAAANAALLEPVRQVAEAHGASLGQIALAWVQQQSGAFGLPVVPIPGTRKRSRIEENAAATRITLTDAELALIAPIASQVAGDRYADMTFTSAGRE; encoded by the coding sequence ATGAGCAGCACGGAGCAGCCGCGGCGGATTTCCACTGTGGAGTTGGGAAACAACGGGCCCTTGGTGGGCGTGCAGGGCCTCGGCTGCATGGGCATGAGCTGGGCCTACGGTCCGACGGACGCCGACGAGGCACGGGCCACCCTGGAGCGGGGCCTGGAACTCGGCGTCACCTTGTACGACACCGCCGACGCCTATGCCGCCGGCGAGAACGAGAAGTTCCTTGCTCCCTTCCTCAAGGCGCACCGTGACGAGGTGGTGCTGGCCACCAAGTTCGCCCTGGGCGTGGACCCGAGCGACCCCACGAAGCGCGTCATCAACAACGATCCCGAGTACATCCGCGCCTGCATCGACGCCAGCCTCCAGCGTCTCGGCGTCGACACGATCGACCTCTACTACATGCACCGCCGCGACGTAAACGTGCCGATCGAGGAGACCGTCGGCGTGATGGCCGAACTCGTCGCCGCCGGCAAGGTCAAGCACCTCGGCCTCAGCGAGGTCACCGGCGGCGAACTGCGCGCCGCCCAGGCCGTGCACCCGATCGCCGCCCTCCAGTCCGAGTGGTCGCTGTTCAGCCGCGACATCGAGAAGGAGGTCGTGCCGACCGCCGCCGAACTGGGTGTGGCCCTCGTGCCGTACTCGCCGCTCGGGCGCGGCTTCCTCACCGGCTCCTTCGTCAGCGCCGACAAGGAGCTCGGCGCGGACGACTTCCGCCGCCAGCAGCCCCGCTTCACCGGCGACAACGCCGCCGCCAACGCGGCCCTGCTCGAGCCGGTGCGCCAGGTCGCCGAGGCCCATGGCGCCTCCCTCGGCCAGATCGCCCTGGCCTGGGTGCAGCAGCAGTCGGGGGCCTTCGGACTCCCCGTCGTCCCGATCCCCGGCACCCGCAAGCGCAGCCGCATCGAGGAGAACGCCGCGGCCACCCGCATCACCCTCACCGACGCCGAACTCGCCCTGATCGCCCCCATCGCCTCCCAGGTCGCGGGCGACCGCTACGCCGACATGACCTTCACCTCGGCGGGGCGCGAGTAA
- a CDS encoding MerR family transcriptional regulator has product MTVMETTPAPSKADVCASAPTAHPRPEGQDHYTISEVVAFTGLTAHTLRWYERIGLMPHIDRSHTGQRRYSNRDLDWLTFVGKLRLTGMPVAHMVRYAGLVRVGEDTFEERRELLESTRRDVLSRIAELQDTLSVLDLKIDFYAGARRASERA; this is encoded by the coding sequence ATGACGGTGATGGAGACCACCCCCGCACCCAGCAAGGCCGACGTCTGCGCATCGGCCCCCACCGCTCACCCGCGCCCGGAGGGCCAGGACCACTACACGATCAGCGAGGTCGTGGCCTTCACCGGACTGACCGCCCACACGCTGCGCTGGTACGAGCGGATCGGGCTCATGCCCCACATCGACCGCTCGCACACGGGCCAGCGCCGCTACAGCAATCGGGACCTCGACTGGCTCACCTTCGTGGGCAAGCTGCGGCTGACCGGGATGCCCGTGGCACACATGGTGCGCTACGCCGGACTCGTGCGGGTCGGTGAAGACACCTTCGAGGAGCGCCGCGAACTCCTCGAATCGACGCGCAGGGACGTGCTGTCCCGGATCGCCGAACTCCAGGACACCTTGTCCGTACTCGACCTCAAGATTGACTTCTATGCGGGCGCCCGGCGGGCGTCGGAGAGGGCCTGA